Genomic DNA from Myxococcales bacterium:
TGGTGACCGCGGCCGCGACGTCCCAGCCTTGGTGTTGCGTACAGTCGTCGAGCACGACGCGGTAAGCTGCGGCTTTGGGTTCGAGCTTAATCTGCGCGAAGCGCGCCAAGTCCATGCCCAGCCCGCGCGGATACTCGAGAAATAGCTCGGGATGCGGGCGTCCGGCGACCAGCCCACCGGTTTCTTCTTCGTAGACATTTTCGATGAGGTCGCGCCGCGCCTCGGCGTGCGGGCATTGCACGTACGCCCACCCGACGAGCACGGGAAAGTCGCGCACGTAGGTCTCGTATTCTTGCTCAAAGTGATGGTGCAAGCGTTCGCGGGGTACGAGGCCGCTGGTGAACAGCGGCCAGCCCCAATGCACCTTGCGCTCCATGACGAGTAGCAGGGCCTCGCGAAACGATGCGGCGTCCATGGTTAAATTATAGACTTGGTGATGGGCGGGCAGGCGAAATCTTCGGTGAATTAGATCGCTTTCGAGTTGTTACGTCCACGGCAGGCCGCCAGCCGCTGAGGATGGCGCTCCTTACGCGCACGATGCTAGAAAAAATTATCTAGGCGCCGGGCGCGGCTTCAAATGGCCAGCGCCCCGGCGCTCTACCGCCATTCGTTCTCACCGGGGGGGCGAACACGCGGTCTGCTGCGTTCCCGGCCCCGGGTTTTTTGATGACCCGGGCCGGGCGCTGGTGGGGGGTGTCATTTATTGAAAATAGCGTTGATTTTTGCAGCAGCATGGGCCCTGTTCGTATATTAATGCTAAATCAATGAAGGGCCTCAAATCGACCGGCAGTGGCAAGTCCAGGGCTCAGCTCGCGCTGGCCGTTGGCACGGCACATCGCAAGGCGAAGGATGGTTCGCGACGAGGTGGCAAGCGTGCGGGTGCGGGACGCAAACCTAACGGCGCGGACGCGATGGTGTCGCATCTGCGGCGTCCACAACATAAGGCGGCGCATCCGCTTCACATATCAATGAAGGCGTTGCCACATGTGCCCAACCTGCGGCAGCCGCGGCTGGTTCGCGTTATCACGCAGGCGATGCGACAGGTGCACGGCGCGCAGCAGCGCGATGATAGCCGCGGCGCCTTTCGCATTGCCGAATTTTCGATTCAGGACACCCACGTGCACTTGCTCGCCGAAGCGGCCGACCAGCGCGCGATGTCGCGCGGCATGGCAAGCCTTGCGATTCGCATCGCCCGGGCCATCAATCGCGTGCTGGGACGTGAAGGCAAGGTCTGGCGCGACCGCTATTTTGCGCGCCGCCTCACTGTGCCCAAAGAAGTTCGCAACGCGCTCGTTTACGTGCTGCTTAACAGCACAAAGCATATGCCGGATCGGCTTGCAGCCGGGCGGTGGCAAACTAGCACGCGGGTGCTGGTGGATGTGCGCTGCACCTCGGCGGCGTGGTTTAAAGGCTTCTCGCCGACCTGCGAGGCAGCGTTGCGGATGGCTGAAACGGCGGCGCCGCAGCACGATCCTCCGGTCGTGCCAGCGGCGACGTGGCTGCTGACCACCGGTTGGCGCAGGCACGGGCTTATCGATCCGCGGCGAGACACACCTCGCAGCTGAAAATATTTCTCTGAACTAAGCGGCGTTTAGTTTGAAGCCGGTTGCCGCGTGTGATCGGGCGCAGGCGCGGATTGTGCCATCGACCGCTCGTGTGGGCGTGAAAAGGCTAACAGCGCAATTGCCGCGCCAACGCCTACCAGCAGCATGTCCCACTGCGCATCCCACACATCGCCTTGCGAGCCGAGGAAGGCTTGGCCGACATCGGAGGCGAGGAGCAGCGCGGCCCACCATTCGAGGAGCTCCCAAAAGGCGCCGAACGCGAACACGATGCTCCACGCGCAAACGGCGAGCCACGCGCCGCTCAGCGGCGTTCGCTTGCGCAGCACCTCGCGTGCGAAAAACGCGGGAAAAAGGCCAAGCGCAACATGACCAACGCGGTCGTAGTGATTCCGACTGAGATCAAATGCGTCGCGTGCCCAATTGCCAAGTGGCGTTTCGGCGTAGGTGTACATGCCGCCGTAGATCAAAACCAAAATATGAAGAAACGTGCCGATGTACACCCAGTTCGACAGCGGGAAGCGGCGGTAGCTTGCGGCCA
This window encodes:
- a CDS encoding iron-containing redox enzyme family protein, with the translated sequence MDAASFREALLLVMERKVHWGWPLFTSGLVPRERLHHHFEQEYETYVRDFPVLVGWAYVQCPHAEARRDLIENVYEEETGGLVAGRPHPELFLEYPRGLGMDLARFAQIKLEPKAAAYRVVLDDCTQHQGWDVAAAVTTIFIEGTSYDRGELDPNSPKRPEAPLENHPLVKHYGLALEHLALTKAHRQVEGSHRAAAWNVVLGHVAPERRAIVVTAMEQTLAAWLAYRDEVSLACGLVRPVT
- a CDS encoding transposase — translated: MKGLKSTGSGKSRAQLALAVGTAHRKAKDGSRRGGKRAGAGRKPNGADAMVSHLRRPQHKAAHPLHISMKALPHVPNLRQPRLVRVITQAMRQVHGAQQRDDSRGAFRIAEFSIQDTHVHLLAEAADQRAMSRGMASLAIRIARAINRVLGREGKVWRDRYFARRLTVPKEVRNALVYVLLNSTKHMPDRLAAGRWQTSTRVLVDVRCTSAAWFKGFSPTCEAALRMAETAAPQHDPPVVPAATWLLTTGWRRHGLIDPRRDTPRS
- a CDS encoding DUF2238 domain-containing protein; the protein is MSSQPATRKLPVVLLALLLAISVPTMLVAPAGIKSWSLEVVPGLLLVAFMAASYRRFPLSNWVYIGTFLHILVLIYGGMYTYAETPLGNWARDAFDLSRNHYDRVGHVALGLFPAFFAREVLRKRTPLSGAWLAVCAWSIVFAFGAFWELLEWWAALLLASDVGQAFLGSQGDVWDAQWDMLLVGVGAAIALLAFSRPHERSMAQSAPAPDHTRQPASN